Proteins from one Xenorhabdus griffiniae genomic window:
- a CDS encoding intradiol ring-cleavage dioxygenase: protein MKNERRLFLKQASITGAVFSLLPLVPTAAFASSHNQSKKENGIDIGVCEMTPEEMSGPYFINNKLLRRNITEDEPGIPLLLTMKVIDSVTCKPLNDILIDIWHCNAMGKYSGWKYINPDLEAPSDHIGTISRTDESTFLRGAQRTDKEGIVRFTTIFPGFYAGRAIHIHLSARNANVQKRQEDKFYFVGQLYFPEDISKEVMSNDMYSPREVNRLKNEDDSIFSGVKNRAAILTINKIGDNPLDGLHGKIVLSINKDNVSKKITPNDLAKYTV, encoded by the coding sequence ATGAAAAATGAAAGAAGACTTTTCCTGAAACAGGCGAGTATTACTGGTGCAGTATTTTCATTATTACCGCTGGTTCCAACAGCAGCTTTTGCCTCTTCACATAATCAATCAAAGAAAGAGAATGGTATTGATATAGGCGTTTGCGAGATGACACCAGAGGAAATGTCAGGTCCATATTTTATAAATAACAAATTGCTAAGAAGGAATATAACAGAAGATGAACCAGGGATCCCTCTGTTATTGACAATGAAAGTCATTGATTCGGTAACCTGTAAGCCGCTGAATGATATCCTTATTGATATATGGCATTGCAATGCAATGGGAAAGTATTCAGGTTGGAAATACATAAACCCAGACCTTGAGGCTCCATCCGATCATATAGGAACGATTTCGAGAACTGATGAAAGCACATTTCTTCGTGGAGCACAAAGGACAGACAAAGAAGGCATCGTCAGATTCACCACCATTTTCCCCGGTTTTTATGCTGGAAGAGCGATACATATTCATTTATCAGCAAGGAATGCGAATGTACAAAAAAGACAGGAAGATAAATTCTATTTTGTCGGCCAACTATATTTCCCTGAGGATATCTCTAAAGAAGTGATGAGTAATGATATGTATTCTCCAAGGGAGGTCAATAGACTTAAAAATGAAGATGATTCCATCTTTTCTGGAGTTAAAAATAGGGCTGCTATTTTGACAATAAATAAAATAGGCGATAATCCTTTGGATGGATTACACGGAAAGATAGTTTTATCTATTAATAAAGACAATGTATCTAAGAAAATAACACCTAACGACTTAGCTAAATACACTGTATAA